The Alphaproteobacteria bacterium genome has a window encoding:
- a CDS encoding AI-2E family transporter, which produces MTKQGYFWLLLLIACIIVLYFLSGMLLPFVLGIAVAYFLNPLCNYLEKIGLARGISAALTLIGFILIFLLAGLLLFPMVSHQTLELLERGPSYINSLIIKLQPILDLIQQKIRLQESLQLREILAGQMSSMLNFFGNTLAGILSRGAAFVNVISLLLITPVVAFYILKDWNLLTKYVDHLLPRLFAKTIRRQIKDIDKTLAGFVRGQAIVCLLLGFYYSISLSLLGLDFGLSLGALIGFLSFIPYVGSITGFIISVSLTLAQFAEWTPFFIVIGIFIIGQILEGYVLTPKLVGSRIGLHPVWIIFALLAGGTLFGFLGILISIPIAASLGVLLRFVLDKYFHSQFYLGKDLSKK; this is translated from the coding sequence ATGACAAAACAAGGTTATTTTTGGCTGCTTTTATTAATAGCTTGCATTATAGTTCTTTATTTTTTAAGTGGCATGTTATTGCCTTTTGTTTTAGGGATCGCTGTTGCTTATTTTTTAAATCCACTTTGCAACTATCTTGAAAAAATTGGATTGGCACGCGGGATTAGTGCTGCTTTAACCCTTATAGGTTTTATATTAATATTTCTTTTGGCAGGTTTATTACTTTTTCCAATGGTTTCGCATCAAACACTTGAATTATTGGAACGTGGTCCATCCTATATTAATAGTTTGATTATTAAATTACAGCCTATTTTAGATTTAATTCAGCAAAAAATTAGATTACAAGAATCTTTACAACTTAGAGAAATATTAGCAGGGCAAATGAGTTCTATGTTAAATTTCTTTGGGAATACTTTGGCTGGAATTCTTAGCCGTGGTGCAGCGTTTGTAAATGTAATTTCATTGCTTTTAATTACACCTGTTGTGGCTTTTTATATACTTAAAGACTGGAATTTATTGACTAAATATGTTGATCATTTATTGCCTCGCTTATTTGCGAAAACAATAAGAAGACAAATTAAAGATATAGATAAAACATTAGCGGGATTTGTGCGTGGCCAAGCTATAGTCTGCTTATTATTGGGATTTTATTATAGCATTTCGTTATCCTTATTAGGATTAGATTTTGGATTAAGTTTGGGTGCTTTAATAGGTTTTTTATCATTTATTCCTTATGTGGGAAGTATCACTGGGTTTATTATTTCTGTTAGTTTAACATTAGCCCAATTTGCAGAATGGACGCCATTTTTCATTGTGATTGGTATTTTTATTATAGGGCAAATTTTGGAAGGTTATGTATTGACCCCTAAATTAGTAGGATCAAGAATTGGGTTGCATCCTGTTTGGATTATTTTTGCTCTATTAGCGGGTGGAACGCTTTTTGGATTTCTTGGTATTTTGATTAGTATACCTATTGCTGCTTCTCTAGGGGTATTATTAAGATTTGTTCTTGATAAATACTTTCATAGTCAGTTTTATTTAGGTAAAGATTTATCTAAAAAATAA
- the purN gene encoding phosphoribosylglycinamide formyltransferase has product MGYLNTAVFISGRGSNLEALIKSCDTLSSKTKISLVISNNPKAPGLFKAEQKNIPTKIIDHHLFPDRFSFESSLLETLQNYKINFICLAGFMKILSKQFIEKWDKKIINIHPSLLPAFPGLNTHQRVLESGVKFTGCTVHFVDANIDTGPIIIQAITPVLSKDTSETLATRVLELEHKIYPIALQWLAKNKLTVINNKVLVNEKLLEDQSFLIYPTAS; this is encoded by the coding sequence ATGGGCTATTTAAATACAGCTGTTTTCATTTCAGGTCGCGGAAGTAATTTAGAAGCCTTAATAAAATCCTGTGACACTCTTTCTTCAAAAACAAAAATAAGCCTAGTAATTAGTAATAATCCCAAAGCACCCGGATTATTTAAGGCAGAACAAAAAAATATACCAACTAAAATTATTGATCATCATCTTTTTCCTGATCGTTTCTCTTTTGAAAGCAGTCTATTGGAAACATTACAAAATTATAAAATTAATTTCATATGTCTTGCTGGTTTCATGAAAATTTTAAGTAAACAGTTTATTGAAAAATGGGATAAAAAAATTATTAATATTCATCCTTCCCTTCTTCCAGCTTTTCCAGGATTGAATACACACCAACGCGTTCTAGAATCAGGGGTAAAATTTACAGGATGTACGGTACATTTTGTTGATGCAAATATTGATACAGGACCTATTATTATTCAAGCCATAACACCTGTATTATCCAAAGATACATCGGAAACATTAGCCACACGTGTTCTTGAATTAGAACATAAAATTTATCCCATTGCCCTACAATGGTTAGCAAAAAATAAATTAACTGTTATCAATAATAAAGTTTTAGTTAATGAGAAGTTATTAGAAGATCAATCTTTTTTGATTTACCCTACAGCGTCTTAA
- a CDS encoding PhoX family phosphatase, with the protein MTIKNKYTARIIENSDDIGSNDTNNKPMVEIADIFLSRRNLIKTTSIVGAAAFLSSSIARFAFADNLETLPYITFEGISHGIDETHHIAKGYNADILLRWGDPIIHNASSFDLYNQTASAQKKQFGYNCDFIGYFPLPAGSQNSNHGLLCVNHEYTNAELMFSGLNQKNKKDLLTKQQIDVEMMALGHSIVEIKKTGMSWAVVSDSSYNRRITLADTKMLITGPAAKNVHMQTSQDPKGVEVIGTLNNCAGGVTPWGTVLIAEENFNNFFGGTFKDQTQTKSYERYGLKEEAEYPYMKFYDRFDLSKHPNEVNRFGWMVEIDPYDPNFVPRKRTALGRFKHEGAGVVLNKDGHIVVYMGDDERFEYIYKFVSKNKFIPTNRHGNIDILDDGILYVAKFSENGKMVWLPLLFNHGPLTPENGFENQGDVVIHARKAADLMGATPMDRPEDVEANPVNGRVYAILTNNTKRTNEKIDAVNPRANNQAGHIIEMIPPGGIGKNADHTALEYQWDIFILAGDPSKNDAKYGATSDVKDWFLCPDNCTFDQKGRLWIATDQGSDQAQFGIGDGLYVMETEGSGKAIPQLFYRVPKDAEMCGPCFTPDNKTMFVAVQHPGEGSTFDNPSTRWPDFNDKMVPRPSVVVLTKQDKGIIGS; encoded by the coding sequence ATGACAATAAAAAATAAATATACAGCTAGAATTATCGAAAATTCTGATGATATAGGTTCAAATGATACAAATAATAAACCTATGGTTGAAATTGCTGATATATTTTTAAGTAGAAGAAATTTAATCAAAACAACATCAATTGTTGGGGCTGCGGCTTTTTTATCTTCTTCTATAGCTCGCTTTGCATTTGCAGATAATTTAGAAACTTTACCTTATATAACTTTTGAAGGTATATCCCATGGTATTGATGAAACACATCATATTGCCAAGGGTTATAACGCAGATATATTACTTCGGTGGGGTGATCCCATCATACATAATGCATCTTCCTTTGATCTTTATAATCAAACTGCCAGTGCACAAAAAAAGCAATTTGGGTATAATTGCGACTTTATAGGGTATTTCCCATTACCAGCCGGATCCCAAAATTCAAACCATGGTTTATTGTGTGTAAATCATGAATATACAAATGCTGAATTGATGTTTTCAGGGTTGAATCAAAAAAATAAAAAAGATCTTCTTACCAAACAGCAAATCGATGTTGAAATGATGGCATTAGGCCATAGTATTGTTGAAATAAAAAAAACCGGAATGTCTTGGGCTGTTGTTTCTGATTCATCTTATAATAGAAGAATAACGCTGGCTGATACCAAAATGCTTATTACAGGGCCAGCAGCAAAAAATGTACATATGCAGACAAGCCAAGATCCAAAAGGGGTAGAAGTAATAGGAACGCTTAATAATTGCGCGGGTGGTGTTACGCCATGGGGGACTGTCTTAATAGCAGAAGAAAATTTTAATAATTTTTTTGGTGGTACTTTTAAAGATCAGACTCAAACCAAATCGTATGAACGATACGGATTAAAAGAAGAAGCAGAATATCCTTATATGAAATTTTATGATCGATTTGATTTAAGCAAACATCCAAATGAAGTAAATCGTTTTGGTTGGATGGTAGAAATTGATCCTTATGATCCAAATTTTGTTCCACGAAAACGTACGGCCTTAGGTCGTTTTAAACATGAAGGAGCAGGGGTTGTCCTTAATAAAGATGGGCATATTGTTGTCTATATGGGGGATGATGAGCGGTTTGAATATATTTATAAATTTGTCAGTAAGAATAAATTCATACCTACTAATCGTCATGGCAATATAGATATACTGGATGATGGTATACTTTATGTAGCAAAATTTTCTGAAAATGGGAAAATGGTTTGGCTGCCCCTGCTTTTTAACCATGGACCATTAACCCCTGAAAATGGTTTTGAAAATCAAGGAGATGTTGTTATTCATGCAAGAAAAGCTGCCGATTTGATGGGGGCTACCCCTATGGATCGACCCGAAGATGTGGAAGCTAATCCTGTGAATGGCCGTGTTTATGCAATTTTAACGAACAATACTAAGCGTACAAATGAAAAGATAGATGCTGTTAATCCTAGGGCTAATAATCAAGCTGGACATATTATTGAAATGATCCCTCCTGGTGGTATAGGTAAGAATGCCGACCATACGGCCTTGGAATATCAGTGGGATATTTTTATATTGGCAGGTGATCCATCAAAAAATGATGCAAAATATGGTGCCACTTCAGATGTAAAAGATTGGTTTTTATGTCCTGATAATTGTACTTTTGATCAAAAAGGTCGGTTGTGGATTGCAACAGATCAAGGAAGCGATCAAGCGCAATTTGGTATTGGTGATGGATTGTATGTTATGGAAACAGAAGGATCAGGTAAAGCAATTCCGCAGCTATTTTATCGTGTACCCAAAGATGCAGAGATGTGTGGTCCTTGTTTCACACCTGATAACAAAACGATGTTTGTTGCTGTGCAACATCCAGGCGAAGGGTCAACCTTTGATAATCCCAGCACCCGTTGGCCAGATTTTAATGATAAAATGGTCCCCAGACCCTCGGTTGTTGTTCTTACTAAACAAGATAAAGGGATTATAGGTAGTTAA
- a CDS encoding peptidylprolyl isomerase, with product MFKKYFYKINLCLGILFIFGISFSVNAQTDLGIIAVVNDGAITAFDLEQRARVVMLSSKLQDMPEVRKKIMPQILRGLIDEQLKFQEAKKNGINVSEEEVQRTFAINAQNNKISLDEFKQKLQTSGIDLNAFSNQIRNEIAWNKLRASKLRSKINISPDEVEERLQILKSNIGKPEYKISEIFLPTDNPDQINEVKQTADRLLEQIHEGADFSNIARDFSYSASSARGGDLGWVHATQLDSQLELALRDLKPGQLTEPIRITGGYTILLLQDRRMVSDFGSSKTMISIKQFPLPITSMSSAAEIEGMKKRLKTLISEAQNCDQFGRLAEENSPNARVDLAKTFIDELPEELRNIVKDLPVQVASAPVQLPGAIVSFMVCEKEEADPQTIARNKIAQQLELEQLDSLEKAYLRDLRRVAFIQLRQG from the coding sequence ATGTTCAAAAAGTATTTTTATAAGATAAATTTATGTTTAGGTATTTTATTTATCTTCGGCATATCTTTTTCAGTTAATGCCCAAACTGATCTTGGTATTATTGCTGTTGTTAATGATGGCGCTATTACTGCCTTTGATTTAGAACAACGTGCTCGTGTTGTTATGCTGTCATCTAAGCTGCAAGATATGCCGGAAGTAAGAAAAAAAATTATGCCACAAATTTTGCGTGGATTAATAGATGAACAGCTAAAATTTCAAGAAGCAAAAAAGAATGGTATTAATGTGAGCGAAGAAGAAGTGCAAAGAACATTCGCTATAAACGCACAAAATAACAAAATTTCTTTAGATGAATTTAAACAAAAACTGCAGACAAGTGGTATAGATTTAAATGCATTTAGTAACCAAATTCGAAACGAAATTGCATGGAATAAATTACGTGCTAGTAAACTAAGATCTAAAATTAACATTAGCCCTGATGAAGTAGAAGAAAGATTGCAAATTCTTAAATCAAATATTGGTAAACCTGAATATAAGATTTCTGAAATCTTTCTGCCAACTGATAATCCAGATCAGATTAATGAAGTAAAGCAAACAGCTGATCGGCTATTAGAACAAATCCATGAAGGCGCAGATTTTTCAAATATCGCACGTGATTTTTCCTATTCAGCCAGTTCAGCACGCGGTGGGGATTTGGGGTGGGTTCATGCAACCCAATTAGATTCACAATTAGAACTTGCATTAAGAGATTTAAAACCAGGTCAATTAACAGAACCAATTCGTATTACAGGAGGTTATACAATCTTATTGTTACAAGATCGCCGAATGGTTAGTGATTTTGGATCTAGTAAAACTATGATATCTATTAAACAATTTCCTTTACCCATAACTTCAATGTCCTCTGCGGCAGAAATAGAAGGTATGAAAAAAAGATTGAAAACTCTTATTTCTGAAGCACAGAATTGTGATCAATTTGGCAGACTTGCTGAAGAAAATAGTCCGAATGCACGTGTGGATCTTGCTAAAACATTTATTGATGAATTGCCTGAAGAACTTAGAAATATTGTGAAAGATTTACCGGTTCAGGTGGCAAGTGCACCTGTTCAATTACCAGGTGCAATAGTTTCTTTTATGGTATGCGAAAAAGAGGAAGCTGACCCCCAAACTATTGCACGTAATAAAATTGCCCAACAATTAGAACTAGAACAGCTGGATTCTTTGGAAAAAGCATATTTAAGGGATTTGCGCCGGGTGGCTTTTATACAATTGCGGCAAGGATAA
- a CDS encoding leucyl aminopeptidase has protein sequence MKITFTKPNLSEKKLTVLGIFEGNLWGPLSTELDKKLNGALKNFVKNNDFKGKVGETLHFTFNHNKNFDHFLFIGMGNVLDCNILTCEKIGGTILKYLSHIKSETANVLVDPVNKVNVKPESMAAHIAYGSLLRSYHFDKYRKATRERLPFNVKAINVMLHNTVQASKLFSPLEKIALSVFFTRDLATEPSNVIYPKTFADEARKLTKLGVKVQVLGEKEMSKLGMNALLAVGQGSNRESQLVVFEWKGAPSQKQPVALVGKGVTFDSGGISIKPAANMEDMKWDMAGAATVLGTIRALAERKAKVNVVGIAGLVENMPSGTAQRPGDVVTSMSGQTIEVINTDAEGRLVLADALWYCQKQFNPQCIIDLATLTGAIIISLGHHYGGLFSNDDQLAADLIKAGKKENEPLWHMPLADYYDKIINCDIADMRNSSGREGGSITAAQFLQRFIKKGTAWAHLDIAGVAWTTKDLDTVPKGATGFGVRLLNRFIHDQYEIHG, from the coding sequence ATGAAAATTACATTTACAAAACCAAATTTATCAGAAAAAAAACTCACTGTCCTAGGTATTTTTGAAGGAAATCTTTGGGGCCCTTTATCTACAGAGCTTGATAAAAAATTAAATGGTGCGCTTAAAAATTTTGTTAAAAACAACGACTTTAAAGGTAAAGTAGGTGAAACTTTACACTTTACTTTCAATCATAATAAAAATTTTGACCATTTTCTTTTCATAGGTATGGGAAATGTTTTGGATTGTAATATTTTAACGTGTGAGAAAATTGGTGGGACAATTTTAAAATATTTAAGTCATATAAAAAGTGAAACAGCAAATGTTCTTGTTGATCCTGTTAATAAAGTAAATGTAAAACCCGAATCTATGGCTGCACATATTGCTTATGGAAGTTTATTACGTAGTTATCATTTTGATAAATATCGTAAAGCAACACGCGAAAGATTACCTTTCAATGTTAAAGCTATTAATGTTATGCTCCATAATACCGTTCAGGCTAGTAAACTATTCAGCCCATTAGAAAAAATTGCTTTATCTGTTTTCTTTACACGCGATCTTGCCACAGAACCATCAAATGTAATATATCCAAAAACTTTTGCTGATGAAGCACGAAAATTAACAAAATTAGGTGTTAAAGTTCAAGTTCTTGGTGAAAAAGAAATGAGCAAACTTGGCATGAATGCCCTACTTGCAGTTGGTCAAGGTAGTAACCGCGAAAGTCAATTAGTTGTGTTTGAATGGAAAGGAGCACCTAGCCAAAAACAACCCGTGGCCCTTGTAGGAAAAGGTGTCACCTTTGACAGTGGGGGAATTTCTATTAAGCCAGCTGCCAATATGGAAGATATGAAATGGGATATGGCAGGTGCTGCTACAGTTTTAGGTACAATTAGAGCATTAGCAGAGCGCAAAGCCAAAGTAAACGTCGTTGGGATTGCTGGTTTAGTTGAAAATATGCCATCTGGTACTGCACAAAGACCTGGCGATGTTGTGACATCTATGTCAGGCCAAACCATTGAGGTTATCAATACAGATGCAGAAGGTAGATTAGTTCTTGCAGATGCTTTATGGTATTGCCAAAAGCAATTTAATCCCCAATGTATTATTGATCTTGCTACATTAACAGGTGCAATTATAATTTCTCTTGGCCATCATTACGGTGGATTATTCAGTAACGATGATCAACTAGCTGCAGATCTTATAAAAGCTGGAAAAAAGGAAAATGAACCTTTATGGCATATGCCGTTAGCTGATTATTATGACAAAATTATTAACTGTGATATTGCAGATATGCGTAATAGTAGTGGGCGTGAAGGTGGGAGTATTACCGCTGCACAATTTTTACAACGTTTTATTAAAAAAGGCACAGCTTGGGCACATCTTGACATCGCAGGTGTAGCATGGACTACAAAAGATCTGGATACCGTCCCCAAAGGAGCAACAGGTTTTGGGGTTAGATTGCTTAATCGTTTTATTCACGATCAATATGAAATCCATGGGTGA
- the purM gene encoding phosphoribosylformylglycinamidine cyclo-ligase: protein MPIHSYQSSGVNIDQGNNFVDMIKPLVAQTKRLGTMGNLGGFGGLFDMGALNYQDPVLVATTDGVGTKLKIAIELNQHHTIGQDLVAMCVNDLIVQGAEPLFFLDYFATSKLSLPLATEVIKGITQACQESGCSLIGGETAEMPGIYHQSDYDLAGFAVGVVERSKLLPKNTICEGDIIIALPSSGVHSNGFSLVRHLVHHHDISYHNPAPFFPSRSLGDVLLTPTHIYVKSCLEAFKTNLIKGLAHITGGGLLDNIPRILPSNLTAYIDTQSWTIPSVFKWLKKIGNIDPMEMVQVFNCGIGMICLANQTDYPILKEIFAKHHQETFIIGKIGQRNSSNAPVVFNDFKESWAI from the coding sequence ATTCCAATACATTCTTATCAATCTTCTGGTGTTAACATTGATCAAGGCAATAATTTTGTCGACATGATAAAACCCTTAGTTGCACAAACCAAAAGATTGGGAACTATGGGTAATCTTGGTGGTTTTGGCGGACTGTTTGATATGGGAGCTTTAAATTATCAAGATCCTGTCCTAGTAGCTACAACAGATGGGGTGGGCACTAAGTTAAAAATTGCCATAGAACTTAACCAACACCACACTATTGGACAAGATTTAGTAGCTATGTGTGTTAATGATCTTATTGTTCAAGGTGCCGAACCTTTATTTTTTTTAGATTATTTTGCCACAAGCAAACTTTCCTTACCTTTAGCAACTGAAGTGATCAAAGGCATTACCCAGGCTTGCCAAGAATCAGGCTGTAGCCTTATAGGGGGAGAAACAGCAGAAATGCCAGGTATCTATCATCAATCTGATTATGATTTAGCCGGATTTGCTGTCGGCGTGGTAGAAAGGTCAAAACTTTTACCCAAAAATACTATTTGTGAAGGTGATATTATTATTGCACTACCTTCTTCGGGTGTTCATTCTAATGGCTTTTCACTTGTAAGGCATTTAGTGCATCACCATGATATTAGTTATCACAATCCAGCACCTTTTTTTCCTTCTCGAAGTTTAGGTGATGTTTTACTGACACCGACCCATATCTATGTTAAAAGCTGTCTTGAAGCATTTAAAACAAATTTAATAAAAGGGTTAGCACATATTACAGGTGGCGGATTGCTTGATAATATTCCTAGAATTTTACCTTCAAATTTAACCGCCTATATTGATACGCAAAGCTGGACTATTCCTTCTGTTTTTAAATGGCTTAAAAAAATAGGTAATATTGATCCTATGGAAATGGTTCAAGTTTTTAATTGTGGAATAGGTATGATTTGTCTTGCTAATCAAACTGATTACCCTATTTTAAAAGAAATTTTTGCAAAGCATCACCAAGAAACTTTCATAATTGGTAAAATTGGCCAACGCAATTCGTCAAATGCCCCAGTTGTTTTTAATGATTTTAAAGAATCATGGGCTATTTAA
- the rsmA gene encoding 16S rRNA (adenine(1518)-N(6)/adenine(1519)-N(6))-dimethyltransferase RsmA codes for MPKSSLGQHFLFDPNLMDRIVKSAGNLNNSTIIEIGPGPGGLTRALLESPAHSIIAIEQDLRFKPVLELLKQKYPNKFDFILDDALKINLQTLGQEPRLIIANLPYNIATILLINWLDYIRSFSQLILMFQKEVADRLVAKPGSKAYGRLSILVQWLADVDDIFDIAPGSFFPPPKVYSTVVRLTPLSEPRFKANPYTLQNLTKTVFGQRRKMIRHSLRGLTNDAQSILHQANIAETLRPEDLTLEQFCTLANLLDKEKN; via the coding sequence ATGCCCAAATCATCTTTGGGTCAACATTTTTTATTTGATCCTAACCTAATGGACCGTATTGTTAAGTCAGCTGGCAATTTAAATAACTCTACAATTATTGAAATTGGCCCAGGTCCGGGTGGGCTTACGCGTGCCCTTTTGGAAAGCCCGGCACATTCAATTATTGCTATTGAACAAGATCTAAGATTTAAACCTGTCTTAGAGTTACTTAAACAAAAATACCCCAATAAGTTTGATTTTATTTTAGATGATGCATTAAAAATTAATCTTCAAACATTAGGCCAAGAACCAAGATTAATAATAGCTAATTTACCTTATAATATTGCAACTATATTATTAATAAATTGGCTTGACTATATCCGATCATTTTCTCAATTAATTTTAATGTTTCAAAAAGAAGTCGCAGATAGGTTGGTTGCAAAACCGGGAAGTAAAGCTTATGGCAGACTTAGCATTTTAGTACAATGGTTAGCTGATGTTGATGATATATTTGATATTGCACCAGGATCCTTTTTCCCACCACCTAAAGTTTATTCAACAGTTGTTCGATTAACGCCATTATCCGAACCAAGATTTAAAGCTAACCCATATACCTTACAAAACTTAACTAAAACGGTTTTTGGCCAACGTCGTAAAATGATCCGTCATAGTTTACGTGGATTAACAAATGATGCACAATCGATTTTGCATCAAGCAAATATTGCAGAAACTTTACGTCCAGAAGATTTAACATTAGAACAATTTTGTACTTTAGCCAATTTACTTGATAAAGAGAAAAATTAA
- a CDS encoding DNA polymerase III subunit chi — MGEIRFYHLNKTSVEHGLKTMLDRILKRQQRAVIWMDQDEKIESLTNWLWTHDERSFLPHGNNLDGYAEHQPIWLTDKEENPNKANILFIIGHLITNHTYHFDQYIDIFDNQNDENIKLARQRWLEYKKLGHSLIYFYQDNQGNWQEKKPD; from the coding sequence ATGGGTGAAATTCGTTTTTATCATCTTAATAAGACAAGTGTTGAGCATGGTTTAAAAACCATGCTTGACCGTATATTAAAACGCCAACAAAGGGCTGTTATTTGGATGGACCAGGATGAAAAAATTGAATCTTTAACCAATTGGCTATGGACACACGATGAAAGAAGTTTTTTACCGCACGGTAATAATCTTGATGGGTATGCAGAACACCAACCAATTTGGCTCACAGATAAAGAAGAAAATCCTAATAAGGCAAATATACTTTTTATTATTGGTCATTTAATCACTAATCATACTTATCATTTCGATCAATATATTGATATCTTTGATAATCAAAATGATGAAAATATTAAATTAGCCCGGCAACGCTGGCTTGAATACAAGAAACTAGGTCACTCGCTTATTTATTTCTATCAAGATAACCAAGGTAATTGGCAAGAAAAGAAGCCAGATTAA
- a CDS encoding DUF2066 domain-containing protein, whose protein sequence is MIFIFLGILLLFLGFLYKNKYKVIPYFFFLFFSLSFYALAQQNNFYIIDNVDVDVTAKSAAEARDLALIQGQRIGFQRLLQQLVSPQDVARFSQISDADITKLVEDFEIQSEKASAVRYIGKLTFHFQTEAIQSLLQENNIAFNKTVDRPPLVLPILTMDTGSLLFEDNNLWFNAWQLGQARNQLLPVIVPSKDTQDMALLDGAEALLGNQSALARIMERYRTNDVIVIELRPTINTKNETVAEIMFQRYSPTGKQDQFSQTIPLPNNADFNKVETFQPLVDQVVNNFQTIWNRPQIASLPVGPESSLLVRIMPVDLKEWSFIYEKLKNLPGIKSVQPLSLRKSNFLVSIIFVGDESQLINNLQTQSLRLSMDTNGNKLITLSP, encoded by the coding sequence ATGATTTTTATTTTTCTTGGTATTTTGCTTTTATTTTTGGGATTTCTTTATAAAAATAAATATAAAGTAATTCCTTATTTTTTCTTTTTGTTTTTTAGTCTATCTTTTTATGCACTAGCCCAACAAAATAATTTTTATATTATTGATAATGTTGATGTTGATGTAACAGCAAAAAGCGCAGCTGAAGCACGGGACCTTGCTTTAATCCAAGGGCAACGTATCGGGTTTCAAAGATTGTTGCAACAATTAGTCTCACCCCAAGATGTAGCAAGATTTTCACAGATATCAGATGCAGATATTACGAAATTAGTTGAAGATTTTGAAATACAATCAGAAAAAGCTTCTGCGGTAAGATATATTGGTAAACTTACTTTTCATTTCCAAACAGAAGCAATTCAAAGTCTTTTACAAGAAAATAATATAGCTTTTAATAAAACTGTAGATCGTCCTCCCTTAGTTCTACCCATTTTAACGATGGATACAGGAAGTCTTTTGTTTGAAGACAATAATCTTTGGTTTAATGCATGGCAACTTGGTCAAGCACGTAATCAACTTTTACCTGTGATTGTCCCTTCTAAAGATACACAAGATATGGCTTTGTTAGATGGAGCAGAGGCTTTATTGGGTAATCAATCTGCGCTTGCTCGTATTATGGAGCGATATAGAACTAATGATGTAATAGTGATTGAATTACGTCCAACAATAAATACGAAAAATGAAACCGTAGCAGAAATTATGTTTCAACGTTATTCTCCAACCGGTAAACAAGATCAATTTTCACAAACCATACCTTTGCCAAATAACGCAGATTTTAACAAAGTTGAAACTTTTCAACCTCTTGTAGATCAAGTAGTTAATAATTTTCAAACTATTTGGAACCGTCCTCAAATTGCTTCTTTGCCTGTAGGACCAGAAAGTAGTTTGCTTGTACGTATTATGCCTGTTGATTTAAAAGAATGGTCTTTTATTTATGAAAAATTAAAAAATTTACCTGGTATTAAATCCGTACAACCTTTATCTTTAAGAAAGTCTAATTTTTTAGTTAGTATAATTTTTGTTGGTGATGAAAGCCAATTAATTAATAATTTACAGACACAATCATTACGTTTGTCTATGGATACTAATGGTAATAAATTAATAACTCTATCACCCTGA